ATATCCTCGCCGCATTTCGGGCATGCGACAAACTCGGGGACAGGCGCATATTTCACGCTGCAAGGGCTCTTACCCTTATCTTTTGTTCGGTTCTCCGTCATAGGCCTTTCGCCATCCTTCCTTCTGTAACCTCTTTATCCTCTCCGTTGCCCAGGATTTCATCTCTTTCAGATAGAGGGTAGGATCCTTCTTTGCAAGGGCTGTTATGCACTCACGCTCCTTGATGCTTTCAAGATGATCACCGGGATACATGCCGTTCCATGTGCAGTATCCGGCATCGAAGAGAAAATCGGACGTGATGACGGCGTTTCCGATCTTCTGCCCCATAAACCTGGCCACATCCATATCGTATTCAATGACCCAGCCGTTGTCAACGACCATCGTCTCCGGATTAATCGACATGTCAGACGAGCAGCTGGGGCAGTAGAGACCCCGGAGGATCTCCTGAGACATCACATTGTCTTTGAACTGAAAACTCGCACTCTTGCTTCCGCATCTGCATCTCATCTCATAAGCCATGCACATAGTGTTCCTCCTTAGTCCAGCATGGGAGAGAATCGTGCTTTCCTTGCACCGCAGAGAGGGCAGACCCAATCTTCCGGCAGTTCTTCAAACGTCACTCCGGGAGGGATATTCCCTTTCTTGTCTCCCTTTGCAGGGTTATATATATACCCGCACTGCTGACATACATACTGTCCTGCCTCTGTGCTCACCTCTGCCATGTCACTCTCCTCCGTATCTCTTCTTTGGATCAGGAGTCTATGACCCCACTCGTCGACAATGAATACGCAGCATCCGTCGATCACTTATAATTATTATCACATTAGAATGATTCTTGTCAAGCTTCAGCTCTTCATAAAACAGACAACCCCGCAGAAATCTGCAGGGTTGCTTGCAGGGAGCCCTTACCGGCCTCCCTAGTCTTCCAAAAGAGTTGAGAAGGTGTTGTGATGCTTCTCTTCGTCGGAGAGGATGCTTTCAAAAAGCTTTTTTGTTACAATGTCTCCTTCTTTATCGGCGAGGGCAACGATTTCTTTATAAAGTTCCATCGCATCTTCTTCCGCCTTTTTATCTATCCTGAGCATCTCCTGAGCGGTCTTGCCGACTTCGATGGGGGTAGGCTTTGTTGTCGGGACACCTCCAAGGTAATCGAGCCTTTCGGCGATCTCCTCTGCATGTTTCATCTCAGCCATCGCTATCCCCTTGAAGACGCCGCCCAACGACTCGGAATTAATGCCTCTCACCATCACGTGCTGCCACATGTACTGCACGCTCACCTGAATCTCCCTCGCAATTGCATCATTGAGCTTGTCCAACAATTTCCTGCTTGCCATAAGAACCTCCTCAGGAGCTAGATTTTGCTCTCTTCCAATCCTCGCATGGTGTAACTATACCCCACTATCCCTGCATTGTCAATGATCGTCGCGAAGGTCCGTCAGGAAGACGTATAAAGAGAAGAATGATAGGAGAGGACTACCCCTCGATCTCCCCGAGAAGTTCATCAAGGAGGTTGTCCTCGGACACCTTCTTTACGACCTTCCCTTTTCTGAAAAGGAGTCCAAAGCCCTTGCCTCCTGCTATACCGATGTCAGC
The sequence above is a segment of the Thermodesulfovibrionales bacterium genome. Coding sequences within it:
- a CDS encoding rubredoxin, whose product is MAEVSTEAGQYVCQQCGYIYNPAKGDKKGNIPPGVTFEELPEDWVCPLCGARKARFSPMLD
- a CDS encoding ferritin-like domain-containing protein gives rise to the protein MASRKLLDKLNDAIAREIQVSVQYMWQHVMVRGINSESLGGVFKGIAMAEMKHAEEIAERLDYLGGVPTTKPTPIEVGKTAQEMLRIDKKAEEDAMELYKEIVALADKEGDIVTKKLFESILSDEEKHHNTFSTLLED